A portion of the Rhodococcus pseudokoreensis genome contains these proteins:
- the msrA gene encoding peptide-methionine (S)-S-oxide reductase MsrA, translated as MSWYDELLGRAAAKSVMVTAEDALPGRSQAIPVPATHYVNGHPLKPPFPEGMQTAVLGMGCFWGAEKEFWQLDGVYTTAVGYAGGYTPNPSYEETCSGRTGHTEVVLVVFDPKVISYAEILKEFWENHDPTQGMRQGNDQGTQYRSAIYTIDEQQVEIAEATGEAFEKRLVEAGYGAITTEIAPLTQFYYAEDYHQQYLAKNPGGYCPVHATGVSCPVGLLKQDEVPAQTDILPPS; from the coding sequence ATGTCTTGGTACGACGAGCTTCTGGGTCGAGCAGCCGCTAAGTCCGTGATGGTCACCGCCGAGGACGCACTCCCCGGACGGAGTCAGGCGATCCCGGTTCCGGCGACGCACTACGTCAACGGTCACCCCCTGAAACCCCCGTTCCCCGAGGGCATGCAGACCGCGGTGCTGGGCATGGGATGTTTCTGGGGCGCCGAGAAGGAGTTCTGGCAACTCGACGGCGTCTACACCACCGCGGTGGGGTACGCAGGCGGCTACACGCCGAACCCCAGCTACGAGGAGACCTGCTCGGGACGCACCGGGCACACCGAGGTGGTGCTCGTGGTCTTCGATCCGAAGGTGATCTCGTACGCCGAGATCCTCAAGGAGTTCTGGGAGAACCACGATCCCACGCAGGGCATGCGGCAGGGCAACGACCAGGGAACGCAGTACCGTTCGGCCATCTACACCATCGACGAGCAGCAGGTGGAGATCGCCGAGGCCACCGGTGAGGCGTTCGAGAAGCGGCTCGTCGAGGCCGGGTACGGCGCGATCACCACGGAGATCGCCCCACTCACGCAGTTCTACTACGCCGAGGACTACCACCAGCAGTACCTCGCGAAGAACCCCGGCGGATACTGCCCCGTGCACGCCACCGGCGTCAGCTGCCCCGTCGGCCTGTTGAAGCAGGACGAGGTCCCGGCGCAGACCGACATCCTGCCGCCCTCGTAG
- a CDS encoding acyltransferase family protein — translation MPSLIPVADSHAAAPRVELTGANLLRFFAVLAVIYSHISFYLIDDLGTGWWFIDVVYQIFVERGGLNQHLSFLGVAVFMMLTGLLITRSAIRHEPGHFLFNRLGRILPAFWVAVLAAIVLVRLGINGMFSGQEGVSNIDAALSFVLGGFFLKPEVAVLGVTWTLAVQILFYFACVAARPVLRTLPIAMPMAGASICALILLYNLYAPQPYTVPMLSKIAATLPAVFLGQIIYLGWARLADCRWIVVAGLAQVEVIRLATDFRVYWAGDHYLWTFAVVTACVVLVGRYDGPAAHWAVVRWTATRSYAIYLVHTLILYRVYEHTVGSFGETGAVVTFLVVTALVSEALYRWVEVPATGWVTARAERMRMQSALARETTPAPRVASNHVLVRRASGSSSR, via the coding sequence ATGCCTTCGCTGATACCCGTTGCAGATTCGCATGCGGCCGCGCCGCGTGTGGAACTCACGGGCGCGAATCTGCTCCGCTTTTTCGCAGTTCTGGCCGTGATTTACTCGCACATCTCGTTCTATCTGATCGACGACCTCGGAACCGGATGGTGGTTCATCGACGTCGTCTATCAGATCTTCGTCGAGCGGGGCGGACTCAACCAGCATCTGTCGTTTCTCGGGGTCGCCGTCTTCATGATGCTGACCGGTTTGTTGATCACCCGTTCGGCCATTCGCCACGAACCCGGGCACTTTCTGTTCAATCGGCTCGGCCGCATCCTTCCCGCATTCTGGGTGGCCGTCCTCGCTGCGATCGTCCTGGTCCGCCTCGGCATCAACGGCATGTTCAGCGGCCAGGAGGGTGTGTCGAACATCGACGCCGCGCTGAGTTTCGTCCTCGGCGGGTTCTTCCTCAAACCGGAGGTCGCGGTGCTCGGGGTCACGTGGACCCTCGCCGTGCAGATCCTGTTCTACTTCGCCTGCGTCGCCGCGCGACCCGTGCTGCGCACCCTGCCCATCGCGATGCCGATGGCCGGCGCCTCGATCTGCGCCCTGATCCTGCTCTACAACCTGTACGCGCCGCAGCCGTACACGGTCCCGATGCTGTCGAAGATCGCCGCGACGCTGCCCGCCGTGTTCCTCGGGCAGATCATCTACCTCGGCTGGGCACGACTCGCGGACTGCCGGTGGATCGTCGTCGCCGGGCTGGCCCAGGTCGAGGTGATCCGCCTCGCCACCGACTTCCGGGTGTACTGGGCGGGCGATCACTACCTCTGGACGTTCGCCGTCGTCACCGCGTGCGTCGTGCTGGTGGGCCGGTACGACGGGCCCGCCGCGCACTGGGCCGTCGTGCGGTGGACCGCGACGCGCAGTTACGCGATCTACCTGGTCCACACGCTGATCCTCTACCGCGTGTACGAGCACACGGTGGGCTCGTTCGGCGAGACCGGGGCCGTGGTCACGTTTCTGGTGGTGACGGCGCTGGTGTCGGAGGCGCTCTACCGGTGGGTGGAGGTGCCCGCGACGGGCTGGGTCACCGCCCGCGCCGAGCGGATGCGCATGCAGTCGGCGCTCGCCCGGGAGACCACTCCGGCACCGCGCGTAGCATCGAACCATGTCTTGGTACGACGAGCTTCTGGGTCGAGCAGCCGCTAA
- a CDS encoding superoxide dismutase: MSVYTLPELPYDYAALEPHISGKIMELHHDKHHAAYVTGANTALDKLAELRESDTLPAVVNLHEKNLAFHLGGHTNHTVFWNNLSPDGGDKPTGELAAAIDDQFGGFDAFRNHFSANANAIQGSGWSILAWDSIGQRLLIVQLYDQQGNIPIGLTPLLLLDMWEHAFYLDYQNVKGDYVKAFWNIVNWADVAARFEKARTQTAGLIV, encoded by the coding sequence GTGTCTGTTTACACGCTGCCGGAACTCCCGTACGACTATGCAGCTCTCGAGCCGCACATCTCCGGCAAGATCATGGAACTGCACCACGACAAGCATCACGCCGCGTACGTGACCGGTGCCAACACGGCGCTCGACAAGCTGGCCGAGCTCCGCGAGTCGGACACCCTGCCCGCCGTGGTCAACCTGCACGAGAAGAACCTCGCCTTCCACTTGGGCGGCCACACGAACCACACCGTCTTCTGGAACAACCTCTCCCCGGACGGCGGCGACAAGCCGACCGGTGAGCTCGCGGCCGCGATCGACGACCAGTTCGGCGGCTTCGACGCGTTCCGCAACCACTTCTCGGCCAACGCCAACGCCATCCAGGGCTCCGGCTGGTCCATCCTGGCCTGGGATTCCATCGGCCAGCGCCTGCTCATCGTCCAGCTGTACGACCAGCAGGGCAACATCCCGATCGGCCTCACGCCGCTGCTGCTCCTCGACATGTGGGAGCACGCCTTCTACCTCGACTACCAGAACGTCAAGGGCGACTACGTCAAGGCATTCTGGAACATCGTGAACTGGGCGGACGTCGCCGCTCGCTTCGAGAAGGCACGCACCCAGACCGCGGGCCTGATCGTCTAG
- a CDS encoding amidase: MTESSTPARDDAVVHAFRDDALGDLDATGLAARIAAGEVSVREVTEAAIARAESVGPALNALAFADFDRALTEADRPHEGVFAGVPTVVKDNVDVAGVPTQHGSVAFAAKPALVDSDFVTQYLSTGVLSLGKSRLPEFGFSASTEFMDAEAVHNPWNPAFSPGASSGGSAALVASGVVPIAHANDGGGSIRIPAAACGLVGLKPSRGRTIPDAMDKTLPIRIIAQGAVTRSVRDTARWMAAAERYYRNPTLPPIRLVEGPSSTRLKVGVVVDSVTVSRTDDETRKSVHATADLLADLGHHVEECPMPVGTSFVEDFCIYWGFLSFVISSNGKRMLGPDFDRDATDNLTRGLAAMYRKNIAKTPRVLYRLRRTYREYAQIFQKYDVILSPTLAHTTPELGYLSPTQSFEELFDKLIAYTAFTPLNNASGGPAISLPMHETSRGLPLASHFSADHGDERTLLELAFELEQAAPWRRIQDAG, encoded by the coding sequence GTGACCGAGTCCAGCACCCCCGCCAGGGACGACGCCGTCGTCCACGCCTTCCGCGACGACGCGCTCGGCGACCTCGACGCCACCGGTCTCGCGGCCCGGATCGCCGCCGGGGAGGTGTCTGTCCGTGAGGTGACGGAGGCGGCGATCGCGCGCGCCGAGTCGGTCGGGCCGGCCCTGAACGCTCTGGCGTTCGCCGACTTCGATCGTGCGCTGACCGAAGCGGACCGCCCGCACGAGGGCGTCTTCGCGGGAGTTCCGACCGTCGTCAAGGACAACGTGGACGTCGCCGGAGTGCCCACCCAGCACGGCAGCGTCGCGTTCGCCGCGAAACCCGCCCTGGTGGACAGCGACTTCGTCACGCAGTACCTGTCCACCGGTGTGCTCTCGCTGGGCAAGAGCAGGCTGCCCGAGTTCGGGTTCAGTGCGTCCACCGAATTCATGGACGCCGAGGCCGTGCACAATCCGTGGAATCCCGCGTTCTCGCCGGGTGCGTCCTCGGGAGGTTCGGCGGCCCTCGTCGCCTCCGGTGTGGTGCCGATCGCACACGCCAACGACGGCGGCGGATCCATCCGCATCCCCGCCGCCGCCTGTGGGCTCGTCGGCCTGAAGCCGTCCCGCGGGCGGACGATCCCCGACGCCATGGACAAGACGCTGCCGATCCGGATCATCGCGCAAGGCGCTGTCACCCGCTCGGTGCGCGACACCGCACGGTGGATGGCGGCCGCCGAACGCTACTACCGCAATCCCACGCTGCCGCCCATCCGGTTGGTGGAGGGGCCGAGCAGCACCCGCCTGAAGGTCGGGGTGGTGGTCGATTCGGTCACCGTCTCCCGCACGGACGACGAGACCCGCAAATCGGTCCACGCGACCGCCGATCTGCTCGCGGACCTCGGCCACCACGTCGAGGAGTGCCCGATGCCGGTGGGCACGTCGTTCGTCGAGGACTTCTGCATCTACTGGGGGTTCCTGTCGTTCGTCATCTCCAGCAACGGCAAGCGGATGCTCGGACCGGACTTCGACCGCGACGCCACCGACAACCTGACGCGCGGACTCGCCGCGATGTACCGCAAGAACATCGCGAAGACGCCACGGGTGCTGTACCGGTTGCGGCGCACGTACCGCGAGTACGCGCAGATCTTCCAGAAGTACGACGTGATCCTGTCCCCGACCCTGGCCCACACCACGCCGGAGCTCGGATACCTCTCGCCGACGCAGAGTTTCGAGGAGCTGTTCGACAAGCTGATCGCCTACACGGCGTTCACGCCGTTGAACAATGCGTCGGGCGGGCCCGCCATCTCGCTGCCGATGCACGAGACGTCCCGCGGTCTGCCGCTGGCCTCGCACTTCTCGGCCGACCACGGCGACGAGCGGACCCTGCTCGAGTTGGCGTTCGAACTCGAGCAGGCCGCTCCGTGGCGTCGGATCCAGGACGCCGGCTGA
- a CDS encoding CotH kinase family protein, with product MRRRLVHRLPTPLRQHWKILAAFLTFVAVAVGVFGQARVRPYITGDATVIASDITENVAGSVDFFDTETSHDVSIEYSQSDYDDMIAAYRDEGGKEWITADITIDGTLVTDVGVRLKGNSTLMGLRGTGGGLGGGPGGGQPGTPEGREPPAGMAMPEGGGAGGGMVTLSADDPASLPLLISFDKYVSGRAYQGMTQLSVRPGSPVLNEAVALSLTAESGQPTQRYAYTTYSVNGSPTQTRLVLEHPDEGYANSLFDSDGVLYKADADSSFTYQGDDQTTYTDQFVQINAEGSQDLQPIITFLKWLDGATDEQFDAELADRVDVDSFARYVATQNLLVNSDDMAGPGKNYYLWYDLGTKKISVVSWDLNLALSGNSDAGPHDSIGMGGGGRPGGGATPEGALGGGMPGGEMPGGGNALKERFLASAAFTGVYDDAYRDLYAQLFGSGRAVEILDEIAQTVPVSDGLSAEKLASDVETLRARLQARTDALAANEVIVAG from the coding sequence ATGCGCCGCAGACTCGTCCACCGGCTGCCGACCCCGCTCCGTCAGCACTGGAAGATCCTCGCCGCCTTCCTCACGTTCGTGGCGGTGGCGGTCGGCGTGTTCGGTCAGGCGCGGGTGCGGCCGTACATCACCGGCGACGCGACGGTCATCGCCTCCGACATCACCGAGAACGTCGCCGGCTCGGTCGATTTCTTCGACACGGAGACGTCGCACGACGTGAGCATCGAGTACTCGCAATCCGATTACGACGACATGATCGCCGCCTACCGGGACGAGGGCGGGAAGGAGTGGATCACCGCCGACATCACGATCGACGGAACCCTCGTCACCGACGTCGGGGTGCGGCTGAAGGGCAACTCCACGCTGATGGGACTCCGCGGGACCGGCGGCGGCCTCGGTGGTGGTCCGGGCGGCGGGCAACCCGGGACGCCGGAGGGGCGGGAACCTCCCGCGGGAATGGCGATGCCGGAGGGCGGAGGCGCCGGCGGCGGCATGGTCACGCTGTCGGCCGACGACCCCGCGTCGCTGCCACTGCTGATCAGCTTCGACAAGTACGTGTCGGGGCGGGCGTATCAGGGGATGACGCAACTGTCGGTCCGGCCGGGCTCGCCCGTGCTGAACGAGGCGGTGGCGCTGTCGCTGACCGCCGAATCCGGTCAGCCCACCCAGCGGTACGCCTACACCACGTATTCGGTGAACGGGTCGCCGACGCAGACCCGGCTCGTGCTCGAGCACCCCGACGAGGGGTACGCGAACTCACTGTTCGACAGCGACGGCGTCCTCTACAAGGCCGACGCCGACTCGAGTTTCACGTATCAGGGCGACGACCAGACCACCTACACCGATCAGTTCGTTCAGATCAACGCCGAGGGCTCGCAGGACCTGCAGCCGATCATCACGTTCCTGAAATGGCTGGACGGTGCGACCGACGAGCAGTTCGACGCCGAACTTGCCGACCGGGTGGACGTCGACTCCTTCGCCCGGTACGTCGCCACCCAGAATCTGCTGGTCAACAGCGACGACATGGCGGGCCCGGGCAAGAACTACTACCTCTGGTACGACCTGGGGACGAAGAAGATCTCCGTCGTGTCCTGGGATCTCAACCTCGCGCTGAGCGGCAACTCCGATGCGGGCCCGCACGACTCGATCGGAATGGGCGGCGGGGGCCGCCCGGGCGGCGGAGCCACTCCGGAAGGTGCCCTCGGCGGCGGCATGCCCGGTGGTGAGATGCCCGGCGGCGGGAACGCGCTGAAGGAGCGGTTCCTGGCTTCGGCGGCGTTCACGGGCGTGTACGACGACGCGTACCGCGACCTCTACGCGCAGTTGTTCGGCAGCGGCCGGGCCGTCGAGATCCTCGACGAGATCGCGCAGACCGTACCGGTATCCGACGGGCTGAGCGCCGAGAAGCTCGCGTCGGACGTCGAGACCCTGCGTGCGCGGTTGCAGGCCCGCACCGACGCGCTGGCCGCGAACGAGGTGATCGTCGCCGGGTAG
- a CDS encoding DUF4956 domain-containing protein: MNFDLQDLSGTFSTFDIVVSLALSFVLSAIIGYVYRLTHKNVSYSQSYVQTLVMVGMVITLIMLVVGSNIARAFALVGALSVVRFRNAIKETRDVGFIFLVMAIGMTTGTRFYVLAIAATVAICLVLVLMSRFDMFKLDVQRQVVKVQVPPETGYTALVEDVLIEYTKEFELVSTESVRSGALTELYYTARLKPGRKPAELISALSGVNTGQRVTVLTGYDQTDI, translated from the coding sequence ATGAATTTCGATCTCCAGGATCTCAGTGGAACGTTCTCGACGTTCGACATCGTCGTCTCGCTCGCATTGTCGTTCGTGTTGTCGGCGATCATCGGGTACGTCTATCGCCTGACGCACAAGAACGTCTCCTACAGTCAGTCCTACGTTCAGACCCTCGTGATGGTCGGCATGGTGATCACCTTGATCATGCTGGTGGTCGGTTCCAACATCGCCCGCGCGTTCGCGCTCGTCGGCGCGCTGTCGGTGGTGCGATTCCGCAACGCGATCAAGGAAACCCGCGACGTCGGGTTCATCTTCCTGGTGATGGCAATCGGCATGACGACGGGCACCCGGTTCTACGTGCTCGCCATCGCCGCGACCGTCGCGATCTGCCTCGTGCTCGTCCTGATGAGCCGGTTCGACATGTTCAAGCTGGACGTGCAGCGGCAGGTGGTGAAGGTGCAGGTGCCGCCGGAGACGGGGTACACCGCCCTCGTGGAGGACGTGCTGATCGAGTACACCAAGGAGTTCGAGTTGGTGAGCACCGAGTCGGTGCGGTCGGGCGCCCTCACCGAGCTGTACTACACGGCGCGGTTGAAGCCGGGCAGGAAACCGGCGGAACTCATCTCGGCGCTCAGCGGGGTCAACACGGGTCAGCGAGTCACCGTCCTCACCGGTTACGACCAAACCGACATCTGA
- a CDS encoding polyphosphate polymerase domain-containing protein — MGSSAPEPEASGYLKTASALHAFNRYEIKYLAQESDVPRLREALAAHMASDEFSPVGGHPVTSLYYDTQNLRFYWEKIEGLKFRRKLRVRLYGPPAEATAETPVYVEIKQRVNRVTQKRRIRLPYSDAMRLCNARRPIDHDPTARPFVNEVTMLVGNLDLCPTVTTGYLREAFVGTDADLGLRVTIDHRVHGRDRDFHFAAPAENRFIIPPHLCIVEIKANERVPYWVTDLTARLDMSVVRVSKYCQSVEAFGLAPRSRTHVPDELFPSPAVHGRTLAKTGTPS; from the coding sequence ATGGGATCGTCCGCGCCCGAACCGGAAGCGTCCGGATACCTGAAGACCGCCAGCGCGCTGCACGCGTTCAACAGGTACGAGATCAAGTACCTCGCCCAGGAGTCGGACGTTCCCCGCCTCCGCGAGGCGCTCGCCGCGCACATGGCGTCCGACGAATTCTCGCCGGTGGGCGGCCACCCCGTGACGAGCCTCTACTACGACACCCAGAATCTGCGCTTCTACTGGGAGAAGATCGAGGGCCTGAAGTTCCGCCGCAAACTGCGGGTCCGGCTGTACGGGCCGCCCGCGGAGGCCACCGCCGAGACCCCCGTCTACGTGGAGATCAAGCAGCGGGTCAACCGGGTCACGCAGAAGCGCCGGATCCGGCTGCCGTACTCGGATGCGATGCGGCTGTGCAACGCCCGCCGGCCGATCGACCACGACCCCACGGCCCGGCCCTTCGTGAATGAGGTGACGATGCTCGTCGGCAACCTCGACCTGTGCCCGACCGTCACCACCGGGTACCTCCGGGAAGCGTTCGTGGGCACGGACGCCGATCTGGGGCTGCGCGTCACGATCGACCACCGGGTGCACGGCCGCGACCGCGACTTCCACTTCGCGGCACCGGCCGAGAACCGTTTCATCATTCCGCCGCACCTGTGCATCGTCGAGATCAAGGCCAACGAGCGGGTGCCCTACTGGGTCACCGATCTCACCGCGCGACTGGACATGTCGGTGGTCCGGGTGTCGAAGTACTGCCAGAGCGTGGAGGCGTTCGGGCTTGCTCCCCGATCCCGCACGCACGTGCCTGACGAACTCTTCCCGTCCCCGGCCGTCCACGGCCGCACCCTCGCGAAAACAGGAACCCCGTCATGA
- a CDS encoding peptidase produces the protein MNRDGYIGISPFQAAGTLRGFVISGRWPDTTKEWAQLLALAVRVACVPGLLHTTTVFGAHEDLPEEPEPETVGLVVAEGTVLGEFALAPGRFADHLPPALMMLHPPSETTPSLPECAGAASGCVLLPGLPHLGLEHRAAWVEAEADGTVTSMVSRVGIDPISDPDTAVLAMLLAS, from the coding sequence ATGAACAGGGACGGCTACATCGGCATCTCGCCCTTCCAGGCCGCGGGTACTTTGCGGGGATTTGTCATTTCCGGGCGCTGGCCCGATACCACCAAGGAATGGGCTCAGCTCCTGGCGCTCGCCGTGCGCGTGGCGTGCGTTCCGGGGTTGCTCCACACCACCACGGTCTTCGGCGCGCACGAGGATCTGCCGGAGGAACCCGAGCCCGAGACGGTCGGCCTCGTGGTGGCCGAGGGCACCGTCCTCGGGGAGTTCGCGCTCGCTCCGGGCCGGTTCGCGGATCATCTGCCGCCGGCACTGATGATGCTGCACCCGCCGTCGGAGACCACCCCGTCGCTCCCCGAGTGCGCGGGCGCGGCCTCGGGCTGCGTTCTGCTCCCGGGTCTCCCCCACCTCGGGCTCGAACACCGGGCGGCGTGGGTGGAGGCAGAGGCGGACGGGACGGTGACGTCCATGGTCAGCCGGGTCGGCATCGACCCGATCAGCGATCCCGACACCGCCGTTTTGGCCATGCTGCTGGCCTCGTGA
- a CDS encoding TMEM165/GDT1 family protein, producing the protein MLTAALLSFGVIFVAELGDKSQLMAMTFALRYRWWVVIAGITVATTVVHLVSVAVGHYLGVALPTAAISIVGGVAFLIFGAWTLRGDNLSEDEQLKARRATRSAFLAVTSAFFLAELGDKTMLATITLATDHDTIGVWIGSTVGMVAADALAIVVGAVLGKHLPESVIRIGAAVLFFAFGVWLLLEGLFPGNIAGPIAGAAVVVLALAGAAGRAVWSRRRRGATAEQEQMQRQD; encoded by the coding sequence GTGCTGACCGCCGCGCTGCTGAGTTTCGGCGTGATCTTCGTCGCCGAACTGGGCGACAAGTCCCAGCTGATGGCGATGACGTTCGCCCTGCGCTACCGCTGGTGGGTCGTGATCGCCGGCATCACCGTCGCGACCACCGTGGTCCACCTGGTGTCCGTTGCCGTCGGCCACTACCTCGGTGTCGCGCTGCCGACCGCGGCGATCAGCATCGTCGGCGGTGTCGCCTTCCTGATCTTCGGCGCGTGGACGCTGCGCGGCGACAACCTCAGCGAAGACGAGCAACTCAAGGCCCGCCGCGCCACCCGCTCCGCGTTCCTGGCCGTCACCTCCGCGTTCTTCCTCGCCGAACTCGGCGACAAGACTATGCTCGCCACCATCACCCTCGCGACCGACCACGACACGATCGGCGTGTGGATCGGCTCGACCGTCGGCATGGTGGCGGCCGACGCCCTGGCCATCGTCGTCGGCGCCGTGCTGGGCAAGCATCTGCCCGAGAGCGTCATCCGCATCGGCGCGGCCGTGCTGTTCTTCGCGTTCGGCGTCTGGCTGCTGCTCGAGGGCCTGTTCCCCGGCAACATCGCCGGCCCGATCGCCGGGGCCGCCGTCGTCGTTCTGGCGCTGGCCGGTGCCGCCGGACGCGCCGTGTGGTCGCGGCGCCGCCGAGGGGCCACGGCCGAGCAGGAACAGATGCAGCGCCAGGACTGA